In Astatotilapia calliptera chromosome 16, fAstCal1.2, whole genome shotgun sequence, one genomic interval encodes:
- the ube2g2 gene encoding ubiquitin-conjugating enzyme E2 G2 — translation MAGTALKRLMAEYKQLTLNPPEGIVAGPVNEENFFEWEALIMGPQDTCFEGGVFPAILSFPSDYPLSPPKMRFTCDMFHPNIYPDGRVCISILHAPGDDPMGYESSAERWSPVQSVEKILLSVVSMLAEPNDESGANVDASKMWREDREQFNKLAQKIVRKSLGL, via the exons agctGACCTTGAACCCACCTGAGGGCATCGTGGCAG GTCCAGTGAACGAGGAGAACTTCTTCGAGTGGGAGGCTCTCATCAT GGGTCCTCAGGACACGTGCTTCGAAGGCGGAGTGTTTCCAGCCATCCTCAGCTTCCCCTCCGATTACCCCCTCAGTCCTCCAAAGATGAGGTTCACCTGCGACATGTTTCACCCCAACA tctaTCCGGACGGTCGGGTCTGTATCTCCATCCTCCATGCTCCGGGCGACGATCCGATGGGATATGAGAGTAgtgcagagaggtggagtccgGTCCAGAGTGTAGAGAAGATCCTGCTGTCTGTGGTCAGCATGCTGGCAG AGCCCAACGATGAGAGCGGAGCGAACGTCGATGCCTCCAAGATGTGGCGGGAAGATCGAGAGCAGTTCAACAAACTCGCCCAGAAGATCGTACGCAAGTCTCTGGGCCTGTAG